In Chitinophaga nivalis, a single genomic region encodes these proteins:
- the rpsR gene encoding 30S ribosomal protein S18, producing the protein MAVKPKQEIKYLTAVKTEKRQKKYCRFKKMGIKYVDYKDAEFLKKFLNDQGKMLPRRITGNSLKFQRKVAQAIKKARQMALLPYVTDLLK; encoded by the coding sequence ATGGCAGTTAAACCGAAACAAGAAATCAAATACTTAACGGCCGTAAAAACCGAGAAACGTCAAAAGAAATATTGTCGTTTCAAGAAAATGGGCATCAAGTATGTAGATTACAAAGACGCGGAGTTTTTGAAGAAATTTTTGAACGATCAAGGTAAAATGTTACCTCGTCGTATTACGGGTAACTCCCTGAAATTTCAGCGTAAAGTAGCCCAGGCTATTAAGAAAGCTCGTCAAATGGCTTTATTGCCTTATGTTACTGACCTTTTAAAGTAA
- a CDS encoding RHS repeat domain-containing protein has protein sequence MKNIIYCLLIPIFITACSTNKNKRAPVRLAAIGIKGESIPQYTFRYDAGGHLVAIVQYLRENDTSTISFRYDAHDRLTSMVTIDSSNQQHTIRQQARITAWDEAGNITAIQYYDGHCRPTRTAKVAWKGGWPSRLKYSDSSQAISWDSCDGNAAWKDLCTTTPSGKKTDTNIVLRSVRAEWDRSESPLRLLANQMLLGPALSPVVHTAPFGYLPNMLLYVGANNPTLVKITEKEKSVYPEKMLAYERSTTLQYFYDYHDNGYPATASVHLHTEGYTKLSTDTRFTMDYTYE, from the coding sequence ATGAAAAATATTATTTACTGTCTGCTCATTCCCATTTTCATTACTGCCTGCAGTACCAATAAAAATAAAAGGGCACCTGTACGCCTCGCTGCCATTGGTATAAAAGGTGAAAGTATACCGCAATATACTTTCCGCTATGATGCCGGCGGCCACCTCGTTGCCATCGTACAGTATCTCCGGGAAAACGACACCAGCACCATCAGCTTCCGGTATGATGCTCACGACCGGCTTACCAGTATGGTAACGATTGATAGCAGTAACCAGCAACATACCATCCGCCAGCAGGCCCGTATTACGGCCTGGGACGAGGCCGGAAATATTACGGCGATACAATATTATGATGGCCACTGCCGGCCTACCCGTACCGCAAAAGTAGCCTGGAAAGGAGGATGGCCCAGTCGCCTGAAATACTCCGACTCCTCTCAGGCCATCAGCTGGGATAGCTGCGACGGGAATGCAGCCTGGAAAGATCTTTGTACCACTACTCCGTCCGGGAAGAAAACAGATACCAATATTGTACTACGCAGCGTCCGCGCTGAATGGGATCGTTCTGAAAGCCCGTTACGACTATTGGCCAATCAAATGTTGCTGGGGCCCGCGCTCTCCCCGGTAGTACACACCGCTCCCTTCGGTTATCTGCCCAATATGCTCCTGTATGTAGGCGCCAACAATCCGACCCTGGTTAAAATCACCGAAAAAGAAAAATCAGTTTACCCGGAAAAGATGCTGGCATACGAACGCTCCACCACCCTGCAATATTTTTATGACTATCATGACAATGGTTACCCGGCAACGGCCTCCGTACACCTTCACACCGAAGGCTATACGAAGTTAAGCACCGACACCAGATTTACGATGGATTATACCTATGAGTAA
- the rpsF gene encoding 30S ribosomal protein S6 yields MNYELMVIFTPVLSEDDYKAAQKKFADIIKDNGGEITHENPWGLRSLAYPIRKKTTGMYVVLEYSAPSDLNEKLKIQLNRDENVLRHMVTALDKHAVAYNGRKRYGANAESKTTEA; encoded by the coding sequence ATGAACTACGAATTGATGGTGATCTTTACCCCTGTGCTTTCTGAAGACGATTACAAAGCGGCTCAGAAAAAATTCGCTGATATCATTAAAGATAACGGCGGAGAAATTACGCACGAAAATCCCTGGGGATTAAGATCACTGGCGTATCCTATCCGGAAAAAAACTACAGGAATGTATGTTGTTCTGGAGTACAGTGCGCCATCCGACCTCAATGAGAAGCTGAAAATTCAGCTCAATCGCGATGAAAATGTATTACGCCACATGGTCACTGCACTGGATAAGCACGCTGTAGCTTACAACGGTCGCAAGAGATATGGAGCGAATGCTGAATCTAAAACCACTGAAGCTTAA
- a CDS encoding DUF6169 family protein: MLSPYNISESTDGDFLFTTTANVVYIVYLLKDQGYFDDYTEFSANVLTFGFAITSNPTRKTPFDERVRITISAIIQAFLRNHPEKVLFFICDNSDSRERFRMKIFNLWYQLLKVDFIEKHNEVMHLDQLEIHFSIILHINNPLKKFIISSFHDLSYTTAEKLKCY; encoded by the coding sequence TTGTTAAGCCCATATAATATCTCCGAATCTACAGACGGTGATTTCCTATTTACGACAACAGCCAATGTTGTTTATATCGTTTATTTACTGAAAGATCAAGGTTATTTTGATGACTACACTGAATTTTCAGCAAACGTACTGACTTTCGGATTCGCTATTACATCTAATCCCACCCGGAAAACTCCTTTTGACGAAAGGGTAAGAATCACCATATCTGCCATTATTCAAGCCTTTCTCCGTAACCATCCAGAGAAAGTACTCTTCTTTATTTGTGATAACAGCGACTCCAGGGAACGTTTCAGAATGAAAATTTTTAATTTATGGTACCAACTGCTGAAAGTTGATTTCATTGAGAAACATAATGAAGTGATGCACCTCGATCAGTTGGAAATTCACTTCTCCATCATATTACATATCAATAATCCTCTCAAAAAGTTCATCATCTCCTCCTTTCACGATCTCAGTTATACCACCGCTGAAAAACTCAAATGTTATTAG
- a CDS encoding RidA family protein, protein MTPTENFNALGLQLPPAPKPLGVYKPLLVHGNHVYVSGHGTMQEDGTLIIGRIGTDLDIEAGKLAARQVGLAILSTLVKNLGSLDKIKRVIKVLGMINCTPDFERHPYVINGCSELFAQVWGEEYGVGVRSAIGMGSLPDNIPVEIEALFELA, encoded by the coding sequence ATGACTCCCACTGAAAATTTCAACGCACTGGGCCTTCAACTTCCGCCGGCGCCGAAGCCGCTGGGTGTGTATAAGCCCCTGCTGGTACATGGTAATCACGTATATGTATCCGGGCATGGCACCATGCAGGAAGATGGAACACTGATAATTGGCCGTATCGGTACCGACCTGGATATAGAAGCCGGTAAACTGGCAGCAAGACAGGTTGGTTTGGCTATCCTGTCTACGCTGGTTAAGAACCTGGGCTCCCTGGATAAAATCAAACGCGTCATAAAAGTATTGGGTATGATCAACTGTACGCCTGATTTTGAACGTCATCCGTATGTGATCAACGGATGCAGTGAATTGTTTGCACAGGTGTGGGGAGAAGAATATGGTGTCGGCGTGCGCAGTGCCATTGGAATGGGATCTTTACCCGATAATATTCCTGTCGAAATTGAAGCGCTGTTTGAACTGGCGTAA
- a CDS encoding D-TA family PLP-dependent enzyme — protein sequence MNWYQLINADQVDSPAVVLYKDRVTDNINLLKERIDNIQRLRIHVKTCKITEVVQLMLKAGIQKFKCATIAEAEMLGIAGAPDALLAYQPVGPKIIRLLELVQRYPQTRFSCLVDNREGAAAISAVFAEQRRQINVFMDLNVGMNRTGIKPGPDALALYQYLATLPGIVPVGLHAYDGHLHDTDMDIRKKRCDEAYAPVSALQTAIVAAGLPAPVIVAGGSPTFPVHAQRKEVECSPGTFIFWDWGYHNNLQEQTYNWAALVVTRVISIIDEQHICLDLGHKSVAAENPQPRVHFLNAPEARPVSQSEEHLVLQVPDATAYPLGTVFYGVPLHICPTVALYEKAYVAQENIVNANWRIVARDRQISL from the coding sequence ATGAACTGGTATCAGCTAATCAATGCAGATCAGGTAGATTCGCCGGCGGTAGTTCTCTACAAAGACCGGGTGACAGATAATATCAACCTGCTGAAAGAAAGAATCGACAATATACAACGGTTACGTATACACGTAAAAACGTGTAAGATTACAGAAGTGGTACAGCTGATGCTGAAAGCCGGTATACAAAAATTTAAATGCGCTACTATCGCTGAAGCAGAAATGCTGGGTATTGCAGGCGCACCGGATGCCTTGCTGGCCTATCAGCCGGTAGGGCCCAAGATCATACGGTTGCTGGAACTGGTACAAAGGTACCCGCAAACGCGTTTTTCCTGTCTGGTAGATAACAGGGAAGGCGCTGCTGCCATCAGTGCTGTATTTGCGGAGCAACGGCGGCAGATAAACGTATTCATGGACCTGAACGTAGGCATGAACCGTACCGGCATTAAACCCGGCCCGGATGCACTGGCATTGTACCAATATCTGGCTACTTTGCCGGGAATCGTTCCCGTAGGGTTACATGCCTATGATGGTCATCTGCATGATACGGATATGGATATACGTAAAAAGAGATGTGACGAAGCTTATGCACCTGTATCCGCGCTGCAGACAGCAATTGTTGCTGCCGGTCTTCCCGCACCTGTTATTGTAGCGGGCGGATCACCTACCTTCCCGGTACATGCACAGCGAAAAGAGGTGGAATGCAGCCCTGGTACGTTCATTTTCTGGGACTGGGGGTATCATAATAATCTGCAGGAGCAAACCTATAACTGGGCAGCACTGGTCGTTACACGGGTGATATCCATTATCGATGAGCAGCATATCTGCCTGGACCTCGGACATAAATCGGTAGCGGCCGAAAATCCGCAGCCGCGTGTACATTTTCTGAATGCGCCGGAAGCCCGGCCGGTGTCACAAAGTGAAGAACACCTGGTACTACAGGTACCGGATGCAACTGCCTATCCCTTGGGCACAGTGTTTTACGGCGTACCATTACATATTTGCCCTACGGTAGCATTATATGAAAAAGCTTATGTGGCGCAGGAAAACATAGTGAATGCCAACTGGCGTATTGTGGCCCGCGACAGACAGATATCTTTGTAG
- a CDS encoding family 20 glycosylhydrolase: MKFIFRTAVASCLLAWASPAAAQQLTDSTAFRQAIATIPPIPAIRKGASQLVLPPAPTGYRLLLKGTDRLPVIDRTGRITTPLTTATVQLYLVLQREQDSTQMELPNLAVTVPGKYNASPADNAVPFVIPALREWYGGKGSFTVGEKTGIVIDPVYASQLFPAATVLLHDMRLLTGHKQYTLRRGKPAKGDIYLTLDNKEKSLGSEGYLMHIGEHITIAAFHPQGAFWATRSLLQILEQDSLHKSIPQGITRDYPKYAVRSFVLDAGRKFFTMDFLRHYVKFMSYYKMNDFHIHLNDNGFKQYFGNNWDSTYSAFRLENETFPGLTATDGAYTKKEFIALQDLAEDYGVRIIPEIDVPAHALAFTKAVPQTASLSYGRDHLNFDSASYQLIDQVFKEYLEGPKPVFKGAEVHIGTDEYAKKEAEPFRAFTDHYIRYVEGFGKKVRLWGALTHAQGNTPVKATGVTMNAWYNGYADPATMIRLGYDLISTPDGSLYIVPAAGYYFDYLDTRHLYENWEPNQIGATTFPMGHPQIRGGAFAVWNDHVGNGITAQDVHDRVFPAMQTLAEKMWTGRTAQSNYTTFLHNSQHVGEGPGLNMRAKITGKDSLVLAYDFDTAAITDKSGNQRDALQTVHASITPQHTLLLSDNNSRIQTPLTEIGYNYTVSFDIKPAQHNQPDAVIFSSPHAVVKLRQQETGQLGFSREGYHYHFNYTVPADTWTHIAISGNNKGTSLYINGVLQERLEHAIQTFPGTKDTMAKIQTLVFPLQWIGDQQNSFIGEIDNIRVVNKEQQ; the protein is encoded by the coding sequence ATGAAGTTTATTTTTCGTACTGCAGTAGCCAGCTGTCTGCTCGCCTGGGCAAGCCCTGCTGCTGCTCAGCAACTTACCGACTCTACCGCCTTCCGGCAGGCGATAGCAACTATTCCACCAATACCTGCAATCCGGAAAGGTGCATCACAACTGGTATTGCCACCCGCCCCCACCGGCTACCGGTTACTCCTGAAAGGAACGGACCGGCTCCCCGTGATTGACCGCACCGGACGTATCACCACACCTTTAACAACAGCAACGGTACAACTATACCTCGTGCTGCAACGAGAACAGGACAGCACACAAATGGAACTGCCGAACCTGGCGGTGACCGTACCAGGAAAGTATAACGCTAGTCCTGCTGATAATGCTGTTCCTTTTGTTATTCCTGCATTACGGGAATGGTATGGCGGAAAAGGATCTTTCACTGTAGGCGAAAAAACAGGTATCGTAATAGATCCCGTATATGCGTCGCAGTTATTCCCGGCAGCAACAGTATTGCTGCACGATATGCGGCTACTGACAGGTCATAAACAATATACCCTCAGAAGAGGTAAACCGGCAAAAGGCGATATTTACCTGACCCTGGATAACAAAGAAAAAAGCCTGGGATCAGAAGGGTATCTGATGCATATTGGTGAGCATATTACTATTGCTGCCTTTCATCCGCAAGGCGCCTTCTGGGCCACCCGAAGCCTCCTTCAGATATTGGAGCAGGACAGCCTTCACAAAAGTATTCCGCAAGGGATTACCCGGGATTATCCTAAATATGCCGTGCGTAGTTTTGTGTTGGATGCAGGCCGGAAATTTTTTACCATGGATTTCCTCCGGCATTATGTAAAATTCATGTCCTACTACAAGATGAATGATTTTCATATTCATCTCAATGATAACGGATTCAAACAATACTTCGGCAACAACTGGGATAGTACCTATTCAGCATTCAGGTTGGAGAATGAAACATTTCCGGGCCTGACAGCTACCGATGGCGCCTATACGAAAAAAGAATTCATCGCCTTACAGGATCTGGCAGAAGACTATGGTGTACGGATCATTCCTGAAATAGATGTGCCGGCACACGCACTCGCCTTTACCAAAGCAGTACCACAAACAGCCAGCTTATCCTACGGCCGCGATCATCTTAACTTCGACAGTGCCTCCTATCAGCTGATAGATCAGGTATTTAAAGAATACCTGGAAGGCCCAAAACCTGTGTTTAAAGGCGCGGAAGTACATATTGGCACAGACGAATACGCCAAAAAAGAAGCGGAACCCTTCCGGGCATTCACGGATCATTATATCCGGTATGTAGAAGGCTTCGGCAAGAAAGTACGCTTGTGGGGAGCCCTCACCCATGCCCAGGGCAATACCCCGGTAAAAGCAACCGGCGTTACCATGAATGCCTGGTATAATGGTTATGCCGATCCTGCTACGATGATACGGCTGGGCTATGACCTGATCAGTACACCCGATGGCTCACTCTATATTGTACCTGCAGCCGGCTATTACTTTGATTACCTGGATACCCGCCACCTCTATGAAAACTGGGAACCTAATCAGATCGGCGCTACTACTTTTCCCATGGGACATCCGCAGATACGGGGTGGCGCCTTTGCCGTATGGAATGATCACGTAGGCAACGGTATTACCGCACAGGATGTACATGACCGCGTTTTCCCCGCCATGCAGACATTGGCAGAAAAAATGTGGACCGGGCGTACGGCACAAAGTAATTACACTACTTTTCTGCACAACAGCCAGCATGTAGGCGAAGGCCCTGGCTTAAACATGCGTGCAAAAATAACCGGAAAAGACAGCCTGGTATTGGCCTATGACTTTGATACTGCAGCCATAACAGATAAAAGCGGGAATCAACGCGATGCCTTGCAGACAGTACATGCCAGCATTACCCCGCAACATACCCTGCTCCTCTCTGATAACAACAGCCGTATACAAACACCACTGACAGAAATTGGTTATAACTACACTGTGAGTTTCGACATAAAACCCGCTCAGCATAATCAACCTGACGCGGTGATTTTTTCTTCGCCACATGCAGTAGTAAAATTACGGCAACAGGAAACCGGTCAGCTGGGTTTTTCACGGGAAGGGTATCATTATCATTTTAACTATACAGTACCGGCAGATACCTGGACGCATATCGCCATTTCCGGCAATAACAAGGGCACCAGTCTTTATATAAACGGTGTACTGCAGGAACGGCTCGAACATGCTATCCAGACATTTCCGGGCACAAAAGATACCATGGCTAAAATACAAACACTGGTGTTTCCATTGCAATGGATAGGGGATCAGCAAAACAGTTTTATAGGAGAGATAGATAATATCCGGGTAGTGAACAAAGAACAGCAATAA
- a CDS encoding rhomboid family intramembrane serine protease — MNILLRLRQMPVTILLIVINTLLFCYSVLTGMDIWNGDGEVLLRLGGNYWPLTMQGEYWRLFTSMFLHAGLPHLLTNMIGLLIAGIFLESVLRTWRYTSAYVITGFIADYASIRFHPYAIGVGASGAIFGIYGVFLALLTTRLFRPSVRKGFLVFIALFAGLNIIAAFFSGGIDNIAHLAGFLSGILMGYLLFFTLSKTAGDRLPG; from the coding sequence ATGAACATTCTGCTCCGGCTCAGACAAATGCCGGTTACCATACTGTTGATCGTAATTAATACCCTGCTATTCTGTTATTCCGTACTAACGGGAATGGATATATGGAATGGCGATGGGGAAGTTTTGCTGCGCCTGGGCGGTAACTACTGGCCGCTCACCATGCAGGGTGAATACTGGCGGTTATTTACCAGCATGTTTCTGCATGCCGGCCTGCCACATCTGCTGACCAATATGATTGGCTTACTGATAGCCGGTATTTTCCTGGAATCGGTACTACGTACCTGGCGGTATACAAGCGCTTATGTGATCACCGGCTTCATAGCAGATTACGCCAGTATCCGGTTTCACCCTTATGCCATTGGTGTAGGAGCGTCGGGGGCTATTTTTGGCATTTACGGCGTATTTCTGGCGCTGTTGACGACTCGTCTGTTCCGTCCTTCCGTCAGGAAGGGTTTTCTTGTTTTTATAGCCTTATTTGCAGGATTAAACATCATTGCGGCCTTCTTCTCGGGAGGTATTGACAATATTGCCCACCTCGCCGGTTTCCTCAGCGGTATACTCATGGGCTACCTGCTCTTCTTTACACTCTCCAAAACAGCTGGTGACCGCTTACCCGGATAA
- the rplI gene encoding 50S ribosomal protein L9, translated as MQIILIQDVDNLGQKNELVNVKNGYARNFLIPQKFAVEASPSNMKQLQERLKVQKVKEEKLLAEIAKVVEVLKASPVKIGAKTGTSGKIFGSVTGVQIARAIKEQKGYEIDRRRIHILDDVKELGTYKARLDFGKGNETELEFEVVAE; from the coding sequence ATGCAAATTATCTTAATACAAGACGTAGATAACCTGGGTCAGAAGAATGAACTGGTTAACGTAAAAAATGGTTACGCCAGAAACTTCCTGATTCCCCAGAAATTTGCGGTAGAAGCAAGTCCTTCTAACATGAAGCAACTGCAGGAGCGCCTGAAAGTGCAGAAAGTGAAAGAAGAGAAACTGCTGGCGGAAATTGCGAAAGTAGTGGAAGTTCTGAAAGCATCTCCCGTTAAGATTGGTGCTAAGACCGGTACTTCCGGCAAAATTTTCGGTAGCGTAACTGGTGTGCAGATTGCACGTGCTATTAAAGAGCAGAAAGGTTATGAAATCGACCGTCGCCGCATCCACATCCTGGATGATGTGAAAGAATTAGGTACTTACAAAGCTCGCCTGGATTTCGGTAAAGGCAACGAAACCGAACTGGAATTTGAAGTAGTAGCTGAGTAA
- a CDS encoding gluconate:H+ symporter: MPLFIVLAAIILLVLLVTWCRLNTFLSFLIVSILMGLALHMDVTAITQSIQTGIGKTLGSLIVVIVFGSMLGKLVAESGAGQKIAGALMQLLGPRYVQWSLMLTGFIVGIPLFYNIGFVLMVPLIFTVAASTGLPVVYLGIPMLAALSVTHGYLPPHPSPTALVQQFHANMGLTLVYGILVAIPAIILAGPVFSRFLKHYTTTPGKMFVTAPLPEAQLPGLLVSLFTALLPVLLLAGTALLRLWVPPDAGYFRIITWLGDPLIVMLLAVLNGICFLGLRKQTPMKKVMGMMDEAVRDVAVIILIIGGSGALTQLLHDSKVSEYIAVTLRNMQLHPLLLAWGIAAIIRVCIGSATVAGLTTAGIVAPLIPGSGVNPSLMVLATGAGSLMFSHVNDAGFWMFKEYFNLSVKDTIKTWSVMETIVSVTGLAGCLILNLFV; encoded by the coding sequence ATGCCCTTATTTATTGTACTTGCCGCTATCATCCTGTTGGTATTACTCGTTACCTGGTGCCGTTTAAATACTTTTCTATCTTTTCTGATTGTATCCATATTAATGGGGTTGGCGTTACACATGGATGTTACGGCCATTACCCAGTCTATACAAACCGGCATCGGCAAAACACTGGGATCACTGATAGTTGTGATTGTATTCGGTAGTATGCTGGGAAAACTGGTGGCAGAGAGTGGCGCCGGTCAAAAGATTGCCGGAGCGCTGATGCAGCTTTTGGGGCCTCGTTATGTACAATGGTCTTTGATGTTAACCGGTTTCATTGTAGGCATTCCCTTGTTTTACAATATCGGATTTGTACTGATGGTACCCTTGATTTTTACGGTGGCAGCCAGTACCGGATTGCCGGTAGTATACCTGGGCATTCCCATGCTGGCTGCTTTATCGGTTACGCATGGCTATTTGCCACCGCATCCTTCTCCTACAGCCCTGGTACAGCAGTTTCATGCCAATATGGGCCTGACACTGGTATATGGTATCCTGGTGGCGATTCCCGCCATTATACTGGCAGGCCCTGTATTTTCCCGTTTTCTCAAACACTATACGACTACACCCGGAAAGATGTTTGTAACGGCGCCATTGCCGGAAGCACAGTTACCGGGGCTGCTGGTCAGCCTCTTCACGGCCTTATTACCTGTGTTACTGCTGGCTGGCACTGCTTTACTCCGTTTATGGGTACCTCCGGATGCCGGATATTTCAGGATCATTACCTGGCTGGGCGACCCGTTGATTGTGATGCTGCTGGCAGTATTGAATGGTATCTGTTTTCTGGGATTGAGAAAACAAACGCCGATGAAAAAGGTGATGGGAATGATGGATGAAGCGGTGCGGGATGTAGCGGTGATCATATTGATCATTGGTGGTTCCGGAGCATTAACGCAGCTGCTGCACGACAGTAAGGTGAGTGAATACATTGCGGTTACCTTGCGGAATATGCAGTTGCATCCGTTGTTGCTGGCATGGGGTATTGCAGCTATTATCCGGGTATGTATAGGCTCGGCTACCGTAGCCGGACTTACCACGGCGGGTATTGTAGCGCCGCTGATTCCTGGTTCAGGTGTAAACCCCAGTTTGATGGTGCTTGCTACAGGCGCCGGCAGCCTGATGTTTTCGCACGTCAACGACGCCGGTTTCTGGATGTTCAAAGAATATTTTAACTTGTCTGTGAAAGATACGATCAAAACCTGGTCAGTAATGGAAACCATCGTTTCAGTAACGGGACTGGCAGGTTGTCTGATCCTGAATTTGTTTGTATAA
- a CDS encoding ABC transporter permease, with translation MQSRDIFSLAYRSVSGNRLRTGLTVAIIAVGITVLVGILTAIDSMKSSIYSSFASMGANSFSLRNKDMQVNIGDGGSEQASKGNKNIKKKVKKSNSNKTIRYQEAVQFKERFHFPAITSVSYKASGIATVYKGDKKTNPNVNVIGGDEHYLKISNYEIADGRDFNSLDVQSGRNVAILGMDVAKKLFGKQLKNVVNNTVRVGDVRYRVVGVLASKGSSNFMSADNVVITTVNNTRRIFESPNASYQVSVSVNDVTQMEAAQGEAIGLFRIIRGLAVNEEDNFTLSKSDSIAEMLFSSLSKVNLFAIAIAFITLFGSAIGLMNIMLVSVAERTREIGVTKALGATSHVIRVQFLYEAIIISVMGGVIGVIMGMLLGNIVSVLLKSAFLVPWLWIMIGVSLCAAVGLISGIYPAYKASKLDPIIALRYE, from the coding sequence ATGCAATCTCGAGATATTTTTTCCCTGGCATATCGTTCGGTGAGTGGCAACAGGCTTCGCACCGGTCTTACAGTAGCTATTATCGCCGTAGGTATCACTGTACTGGTTGGTATTCTGACCGCTATCGACAGTATGAAAAGCAGCATTTACAGCAGCTTTGCCAGTATGGGCGCCAATAGTTTCTCTCTCCGCAACAAGGATATGCAGGTAAACATCGGTGATGGCGGCAGCGAACAGGCCTCCAAAGGCAATAAAAACATCAAGAAAAAAGTAAAAAAATCCAACAGTAATAAAACAATCCGGTATCAGGAAGCGGTACAGTTTAAAGAACGTTTCCATTTTCCGGCTATTACCAGTGTTTCTTACAAGGCATCAGGTATTGCCACTGTTTATAAGGGGGATAAGAAAACCAATCCGAATGTAAACGTCATCGGAGGGGATGAACATTATCTCAAAATATCCAACTACGAAATAGCAGACGGGCGAGACTTCAATAGTCTGGATGTACAGTCCGGGCGTAATGTGGCCATCCTGGGGATGGACGTGGCCAAAAAACTGTTTGGCAAGCAACTGAAGAATGTTGTCAATAATACGGTACGGGTAGGTGATGTGCGATACCGGGTAGTAGGGGTGCTGGCCTCCAAAGGAAGCAGTAACTTCATGAGTGCAGACAATGTCGTGATTACTACGGTGAACAATACACGCCGGATCTTTGAAAGCCCGAATGCCAGCTATCAGGTATCTGTGTCTGTAAATGATGTGACGCAAATGGAAGCCGCTCAGGGAGAGGCTATCGGCCTTTTCCGGATTATCCGGGGCCTGGCAGTGAATGAAGAAGATAATTTTACACTTAGCAAAAGCGATAGCATAGCGGAAATGTTGTTTTCCAGTTTGAGTAAAGTCAACCTCTTTGCTATTGCCATTGCATTTATTACCCTGTTTGGTTCTGCGATCGGTTTGATGAATATCATGCTGGTATCTGTAGCCGAACGTACCCGCGAAATAGGTGTGACCAAAGCATTGGGCGCCACCAGCCATGTTATCCGGGTACAGTTTTTATATGAAGCCATTATTATCAGTGTAATGGGGGGCGTTATCGGCGTTATTATGGGGATGTTACTGGGTAACATCGTTTCCGTACTGTTGAAATCCGCATTTTTAGTGCCCTGGCTCTGGATTATGATAGGGGTAAGCCTATGTGCTGCCGTGGGGCTGATCTCCGGTATTTACCCTGCTTACAAGGCCTCTAAACTAGACCCTATCATCGCACTGCGGTACGAATAA